One segment of Agromyces albus DNA contains the following:
- a CDS encoding carbohydrate ABC transporter permease, producing the protein MTTVFNSSAERVASPLPGIHEPRRADAASRRVRHPISVGTTAVLLLGAVYCLLPVLWVLIAATKGSAELFSTFTFAPSTHLFDNIVELAQYRDGLYWRWMVNTALYAGVGAILSTYVSALSGYALAKFSFPGKGTVFKVLLMGVLVPGVILAIPQYFLLAQMGLTNTYWSVLLPQIISPYGIYLARIYAAAAVPTDVIESARTEGARELYILHRIAMPMMMPGLVTIFLFQFVAVWNNFMLPYIMLGDDRLFPITVGLSGLLNQGASQPSMYTLVITGALLSIVPLIALFLVLQRYWRVDLAAGAVKA; encoded by the coding sequence ATGACCACGGTCTTCAACTCATCGGCCGAACGGGTCGCGTCGCCGCTGCCCGGCATCCACGAACCGAGGCGAGCGGATGCCGCGAGCCGCCGCGTGCGGCATCCGATCAGCGTCGGCACGACTGCCGTGCTCCTGCTCGGCGCCGTCTACTGCCTGCTGCCCGTGCTCTGGGTGCTGATCGCCGCGACGAAGGGCAGCGCTGAGCTGTTCTCGACGTTCACGTTCGCCCCGTCGACGCACCTGTTCGACAACATCGTCGAGCTCGCTCAGTACCGCGACGGCCTGTACTGGCGGTGGATGGTGAACACCGCGCTCTACGCGGGCGTCGGTGCCATCCTCTCCACCTACGTGTCGGCGCTCTCGGGCTACGCGCTCGCGAAGTTCTCGTTCCCCGGCAAGGGCACCGTGTTCAAGGTGCTGCTCATGGGCGTGCTCGTGCCCGGCGTCATCCTCGCGATCCCGCAGTACTTCCTGCTCGCCCAGATGGGACTCACGAACACGTACTGGTCGGTGCTGCTGCCGCAGATCATCAGCCCGTACGGCATCTACCTCGCCCGCATCTACGCGGCGGCGGCCGTGCCGACCGACGTCATCGAGTCGGCGCGCACCGAGGGAGCGCGGGAGCTCTACATCCTGCACCGCATCGCCATGCCGATGATGATGCCGGGACTCGTGACGATCTTCCTGTTCCAGTTCGTCGCGGTGTGGAACAACTTCATGCTCCCGTACATCATGCTCGGCGACGACCGGCTGTTCCCCATCACGGTGGGCCTCAGCGGCCTGCTCAACCAGGGCGCGAGCCAGCCGTCGATGTACACGCTCGTGATCACGGGCGCGCTGCTCTCGATCGTGCCGCTCATCGCGCTGTTCCTCGTGCTGCAGCGGTACTGGCGCGTCGATCTCGCCGCGGGAGCCGTGAAAGCCTGA
- a CDS encoding carbohydrate ABC transporter permease — MTATVESAPVATRHPERPSRRRTQARRALVPYAMLAPGIVLFAVFMAAPIFYTLYLSFQKEMVEGLGLGSGSRSQVFAGFENYVSALGNPEFGASVGRVLVYGLVLVPAMLGLALLFALLLDAKRTRTKAFSRTSIFLPYAVPAVISSLLWGFLYLPAVSPFYWVFEQFGWDVPSLLSSGLVTFAIANIGLWGGVGFNMIVMYTALKAVPSEIYEAATIDGASELQIALRIKVPSIAPALVMTALFSMIATLQVFAEPTTLRPLTNSLSTSWSPLMLVYRDAFTRDDVYSAAATSIIIALATFAISFIFLRVVQRRAFGQED, encoded by the coding sequence ATGACAGCGACAGTGGAGTCGGCGCCGGTCGCCACGCGGCATCCTGAGCGCCCATCCCGTCGGCGCACCCAGGCACGCCGGGCGCTCGTGCCCTATGCGATGCTCGCCCCCGGCATCGTGCTCTTCGCGGTCTTCATGGCCGCCCCGATCTTCTACACCCTCTACCTCAGCTTCCAGAAGGAGATGGTCGAGGGGCTCGGCCTCGGCTCGGGGTCGCGATCGCAGGTGTTCGCGGGGTTCGAGAACTACGTGAGCGCCCTCGGCAATCCCGAGTTCGGGGCGAGCGTCGGCCGGGTGCTCGTCTACGGGCTCGTCCTCGTGCCGGCGATGCTCGGCCTCGCGCTCCTGTTCGCGCTCCTCCTCGACGCGAAGCGCACGCGCACCAAGGCCTTCTCGCGCACCTCGATCTTCCTGCCCTACGCGGTGCCGGCCGTCATCTCGTCGCTGCTGTGGGGCTTCCTCTACCTGCCGGCGGTCAGCCCCTTCTACTGGGTCTTCGAGCAGTTCGGCTGGGATGTGCCGTCACTGCTCTCCTCGGGGCTCGTCACGTTCGCGATCGCGAACATCGGCCTCTGGGGCGGCGTGGGCTTCAACATGATCGTCATGTACACGGCGCTCAAGGCCGTGCCGAGCGAGATCTACGAAGCGGCCACGATCGACGGCGCGAGCGAGTTGCAGATCGCGCTGCGCATCAAGGTGCCGAGCATCGCGCCGGCCCTCGTCATGACGGCGCTCTTCTCGATGATCGCGACGCTGCAGGTCTTCGCCGAGCCGACGACCCTGCGGCCCCTCACGAACAGCCTCTCCACGAGCTGGTCGCCGCTCATGCTCGTCTACCGCGACGCGTTCACTCGCGACGACGTCTACTCCGCCGCGGCGACGTCGATCATCATCGCGCTCGCGACGTTCGCGATCTCTTTCATCTTCCTGCGCGTCGTGCAGCGCCGCGCCTTCGGTCAGGAGGACTGA
- a CDS encoding beta-galactosidase encodes MTSVLPSPRSTPTSQPLAVTHEPWAEPLTRPAMGTTIDRHERVALTNRYVEISGRPAIPVSGELHYSRVPRAEWEERLRLMRSGGVTVVAAYVIWNHHELEPGRPSFEGDLDVAAFVSLCAAVGLDVVMRIGPWCHAEARNGGFPDWIQDAPVAHRTDDPGYLALVEEWFAALGLELAPLCGPASNVIAIQLENELYDQPSHLATLKALARRHGMTAPVYTATAWGGAELPAGEVLPLFGGYGDGFWVDANHDWDTTFREHFFFSHTWDDPGIGADLRDHPGIGRRGETRRLPSASFPAATCELGGGMATAYHRRPLLDGRDIAAVAHNKIGNGSGWQGYYMYAGGVNPRPALQESHATGYPNDLPEFDYDFHAPIGAAGRLASSHAELRRQHAFLAAFGSAIAEMPSTLPEHLPAGVDDASTLRWALRSDGESGWVFVTWQQPHVALETYRGAQFAVTLDSGTTVFPHAPVDVPAGTIAHWPVNLELGGVRLDWATASPLTVLGGDHPTLVVVAEAGIPVELSAHGATVETDSDAAITSTAPGVFVIDASEVRRLELVQGEGRLAVLVVPATSTGLVWVLDATGERRLVLSDAPVHEDAAGALVARSSSVPAVQEYRVQAGRFEPVTFAVRAPGRDELVDASAPQQGEAPPANYGDRAGRASAPTREDVARYGTAWTITLPPRGHGMRTLEIEWAGDVARLELGGEVVADRFWDGTPWTIGLGGRDALGRRADDDGPVELTLRIVPLHPEASVHLPATAAARREATRDPLVALDSVRLVEAPAWREA; translated from the coding sequence GTGACATCCGTCCTCCCCAGCCCGCGCTCGACACCGACGTCGCAGCCGCTCGCCGTGACCCACGAACCCTGGGCCGAGCCGCTCACGCGGCCCGCGATGGGCACCACGATCGACCGACACGAGCGTGTCGCGCTCACCAACCGCTACGTCGAGATCTCGGGCCGCCCCGCGATCCCCGTCTCGGGCGAGCTGCACTACAGCCGCGTGCCCCGCGCGGAGTGGGAGGAGCGGCTCCGGCTCATGCGCTCGGGCGGCGTCACGGTCGTCGCTGCGTACGTCATCTGGAACCACCACGAGCTCGAACCGGGCCGGCCGAGCTTCGAGGGCGACCTCGACGTCGCCGCATTCGTCTCACTGTGCGCGGCGGTCGGTCTCGACGTCGTCATGCGGATCGGCCCGTGGTGTCACGCCGAGGCGCGCAACGGTGGCTTCCCCGATTGGATCCAGGATGCCCCGGTCGCGCACCGCACCGACGACCCTGGCTACCTCGCGCTCGTCGAGGAGTGGTTCGCCGCCCTCGGCCTCGAGCTCGCGCCGCTCTGCGGACCGGCGAGCAACGTCATCGCGATCCAGCTCGAGAACGAGCTCTACGACCAGCCGAGTCATCTCGCGACGCTCAAGGCGCTCGCCCGCCGCCACGGCATGACGGCACCCGTCTACACCGCGACCGCCTGGGGCGGCGCCGAGCTGCCGGCGGGCGAGGTGCTCCCCCTGTTCGGCGGCTACGGCGACGGCTTCTGGGTCGACGCCAACCACGACTGGGACACCACCTTCCGTGAGCACTTCTTCTTCTCGCACACGTGGGACGATCCCGGCATCGGCGCCGATCTCCGCGACCACCCCGGAATCGGCCGCCGCGGCGAGACGCGTCGCCTTCCCTCGGCGTCGTTCCCTGCGGCGACATGCGAGCTCGGCGGCGGCATGGCGACCGCCTACCACCGGCGTCCGCTGCTCGACGGCAGGGACATCGCGGCCGTCGCGCACAACAAGATCGGCAACGGCTCCGGCTGGCAGGGCTACTACATGTACGCGGGCGGCGTGAACCCGCGCCCCGCGCTGCAGGAGTCGCACGCCACGGGCTACCCGAACGACCTGCCCGAGTTCGACTACGACTTCCACGCCCCGATCGGCGCGGCCGGCCGGCTCGCCTCGAGCCACGCCGAGCTGCGTCGCCAGCACGCGTTCCTCGCCGCCTTCGGATCGGCCATCGCCGAGATGCCCTCGACCCTGCCCGAGCACCTGCCCGCCGGAGTCGACGACGCGAGCACCCTGCGGTGGGCGCTGCGCAGCGACGGGGAGTCGGGCTGGGTGTTCGTCACCTGGCAGCAGCCGCACGTCGCACTCGAGACCTACCGCGGTGCGCAGTTCGCCGTGACCCTCGATAGCGGAACGACCGTGTTCCCGCACGCCCCCGTCGACGTTCCCGCGGGAACGATCGCGCACTGGCCCGTGAACCTCGAGCTCGGCGGGGTGCGCCTCGACTGGGCGACCGCCTCGCCGCTCACGGTGCTCGGCGGCGATCATCCCACCCTCGTCGTCGTCGCCGAGGCGGGCATCCCCGTCGAGCTCTCGGCGCATGGCGCCACCGTCGAGACGGACTCGGATGCCGCGATCACGAGCACCGCTCCGGGCGTCTTCGTGATCGACGCGAGCGAGGTTCGCCGGCTCGAGCTCGTGCAGGGCGAGGGCCGGCTCGCGGTGCTCGTCGTGCCCGCGACATCCACGGGACTCGTCTGGGTGCTCGACGCGACCGGCGAGCGCCGGCTCGTGCTCTCGGATGCGCCCGTTCATGAGGACGCAGCCGGGGCACTCGTCGCGCGATCGTCGTCGGTGCCTGCCGTGCAGGAGTACCGCGTGCAGGCGGGCCGCTTCGAGCCGGTGACGTTCGCGGTGCGTGCGCCTGGCCGCGACGAACTCGTCGACGCCTCTGCGCCGCAACAGGGTGAAGCGCCGCCCGCGAACTACGGCGACCGGGCGGGCCGGGCGTCGGCGCCGACGCGAGAGGACGTCGCCCGGTACGGCACCGCGTGGACGATCACGCTCCCGCCGAGGGGCCACGGAATGCGCACCCTCGAGATCGAGTGGGCGGGCGACGTCGCGCGGCTCGAACTCGGCGGCGAGGTCGTGGCCGACCGGTTCTGGGACGGCACGCCGTGGACGATCGGGCTCGGCGGGCGCGACGCACTCGGACGCCGCGCCGATGACGATGGCCCCGTCGAGCTCACCCTGCGTATCGTGCCGCTGCACCCCGAGGCATCCGTGCACCTCCCGGCCACCGCAGCTGCTCGGCGCGAAGCAACCCGCGACCCGCTCGTCGCACTCGATTCGGTGCGCCTCGTCGAGGCGCCGGCCTGGCGCGAGGCGTAG
- a CDS encoding ABC transporter substrate-binding protein has translation MRRTLRLGALATAAAAALIMTGCAPDAGSAGTADDPVELNYWAWAPNLDKVVDIWNEEHPEIQVTVNKQDGGDPAITKLLTAIKAGSGAPDLIQAEYQKIPTLVASDALADLADAGANDIASEFPDGVWDSVTLGGDAVYAIPQDTGPMMFYYRDDIFQQLGLSVPTTWDEYAEVARAVHTADPSKFLGTFSANDAGWFAGLAQQANSEWWSIDGDAWSVGIDEEPTQKVADYWGGLVEEGVIDNKPMYTPEWNAGLNDGTQVGWLGAVWGPGVLSGNAADTAGLWKAAALPDWDDSQPSNGNWGGSSTAVTTQSKNVEAAVEFATWLNTDPEAIAALVTETGIYPASTAAAAGALTEAPEFFSNQPDFYDVAAEAAASVAPFQYGPNVNVAFSAYNDEFAKAAEAKSRQAFLDALTAMQQITVDDMTSSGFTVK, from the coding sequence ATGCGTAGGACACTCCGTCTCGGCGCTCTCGCCACGGCCGCCGCCGCAGCACTCATCATGACGGGTTGCGCGCCTGACGCGGGCTCGGCCGGCACGGCCGACGACCCGGTGGAACTCAACTACTGGGCCTGGGCGCCGAACCTCGACAAGGTCGTCGACATCTGGAACGAGGAGCACCCCGAGATCCAGGTCACCGTCAACAAGCAGGACGGCGGCGACCCCGCCATCACGAAGCTCCTCACCGCGATCAAGGCGGGCAGCGGTGCTCCCGACCTGATCCAGGCCGAGTACCAGAAGATCCCGACGCTCGTGGCATCCGACGCCCTCGCCGACCTCGCCGACGCAGGTGCGAATGACATCGCGAGCGAGTTCCCCGACGGCGTCTGGGACTCCGTGACCCTCGGCGGCGACGCGGTCTACGCGATCCCGCAGGACACCGGCCCCATGATGTTCTACTACCGCGACGACATCTTCCAGCAGCTCGGCCTCTCGGTTCCCACCACGTGGGACGAGTACGCCGAGGTCGCACGCGCCGTGCACACGGCCGACCCGTCGAAGTTCCTCGGCACCTTCTCGGCGAACGACGCCGGCTGGTTCGCGGGCCTCGCGCAGCAGGCGAACTCCGAGTGGTGGTCGATCGACGGCGACGCGTGGAGCGTCGGCATCGACGAGGAGCCGACCCAGAAGGTCGCCGATTACTGGGGCGGTCTCGTCGAGGAGGGCGTGATCGACAACAAGCCGATGTACACGCCCGAGTGGAACGCGGGCCTGAACGACGGCACGCAGGTCGGCTGGCTCGGCGCCGTGTGGGGTCCGGGCGTGCTCTCGGGCAACGCCGCCGACACCGCGGGACTCTGGAAGGCCGCGGCGCTGCCCGACTGGGACGACTCGCAGCCGAGCAACGGCAACTGGGGCGGCTCGTCGACCGCGGTCACGACGCAGTCGAAGAACGTCGAGGCGGCCGTCGAGTTCGCCACGTGGCTGAATACCGACCCCGAGGCGATCGCGGCGCTCGTCACCGAGACGGGCATCTACCCGGCCTCGACGGCGGCGGCAGCGGGTGCGCTCACCGAGGCGCCCGAGTTCTTCAGCAACCAGCCCGACTTCTACGACGTCGCGGCCGAGGCTGCGGCATCCGTCGCCCCGTTCCAGTACGGCCCGAACGTGAACGTCGCGTTCAGCGCCTACAACGACGAGTTCGCGAAGGCCGCCGAGGCGAAGTCGCGGCAGGCCTTCCTCGACGCCCTCACGGCGATGCAGCAGATCACCGTCGACGACATGACCTCGAGCGGATTCACGGTCAAGTAG
- a CDS encoding LacI family DNA-binding transcriptional regulator has translation MEPGSPRRRPTIEDVARVAGVSRGTVSRVLNGGHWVGAAAAAAVDEAIKQTGYRINPHARNLATSRANSIAFLLTESHERLFEDPNFSALMRGAAEALAEHDLPLVLLMAGSDDEQRRATEFIMAGHVDGALLVSSHRGRQSFLSEFAAARVPVIACGVPLGFEKSIGYVEADDVDGARAMVDYLRSTGRSTIAHIAGPLDTSGGIGRLAGYREEQGDAFDERLVAQGDYSRASGFAAMKELLERMPHLDAVFAANDLMAAGAIDALVAAGRRVPDDVAVAGFDDSPVAQRTDPPLTTMRQPFDRISREMVRMLLDVRDGQRAARLTVPTELVVRESA, from the coding sequence GTGGAACCCGGATCGCCCCGACGACGACCGACGATCGAGGATGTCGCTCGCGTCGCCGGCGTCTCGCGCGGCACCGTCTCGCGCGTGCTCAACGGCGGGCACTGGGTCGGGGCCGCTGCCGCGGCGGCCGTCGACGAGGCGATCAAGCAGACCGGGTACCGCATCAATCCCCACGCTCGCAACCTCGCGACGAGCCGCGCGAACTCCATCGCGTTCCTCCTCACCGAGTCGCACGAACGGCTCTTCGAGGATCCCAACTTCTCGGCCCTCATGCGCGGCGCCGCCGAAGCGCTCGCCGAGCACGACCTGCCGCTCGTGCTGCTGATGGCCGGCTCCGACGACGAGCAGCGCCGGGCGACGGAGTTCATCATGGCGGGCCACGTCGACGGCGCCCTCCTCGTCTCCTCGCACCGCGGACGCCAGAGCTTCCTCTCCGAGTTCGCCGCGGCCCGCGTGCCGGTCATCGCGTGCGGCGTGCCGCTCGGCTTCGAGAAGTCGATCGGCTACGTCGAGGCCGACGACGTCGACGGTGCCCGCGCGATGGTCGACTACCTCCGATCGACCGGACGCAGCACGATCGCGCACATAGCCGGCCCCCTCGACACGTCGGGCGGCATCGGCAGACTCGCTGGGTATCGCGAGGAGCAGGGCGACGCCTTCGACGAGCGCCTCGTCGCCCAGGGCGACTACAGCAGGGCGAGCGGCTTCGCCGCGATGAAGGAACTCCTCGAGCGGATGCCGCACCTCGACGCCGTCTTCGCCGCGAACGACCTGATGGCGGCCGGCGCGATCGACGCCCTCGTCGCCGCCGGACGCCGCGTGCCCGACGACGTCGCCGTCGCCGGCTTCGACGACTCGCCAGTCGCCCAGCGCACCGACCCGCCGCTCACGACGATGCGCCAGCCCTTCGACCGCATCAGCCGCGAGATGGTGCGCATGCTGCTCGACGTGCGCGACGGCCAGCGTGCAGCACGGCTCACCGTGCCGACCGAGCTCGTCGTGCGCGAATCGGCCTGA
- a CDS encoding AEC family transporter, with protein sequence MIEIFTGFAVIALAVFVGYVAARTGILGPEARPMLARLNFNVLAPFLLFSVLATADVASLFSALLPVSAIAAVAMMLIFGVVSLFVWRRGIERTVIGSLSAGYVNGNNFGIPIAVYMLGDAAYSAPVVLLQLLLFAPVALAILGARVHGHTSARAIVRSTLLNPIIVGSLAGVLVSVSGLELPPIVIEPIQLIGHAAVPLMLITYGLSLHGQRLLEPGSGRGDVFFAAALKLLAMPLVAWAVGAYVFGLTGIELYAVTVLAALPTAQNVFVFAQRYETGEIVARDTVFVTTVGSVPVLFAVALLLG encoded by the coding sequence GTGATCGAGATCTTCACCGGCTTCGCCGTCATCGCCCTCGCGGTGTTCGTCGGCTACGTCGCCGCCCGCACGGGCATCCTGGGCCCTGAGGCCCGCCCGATGCTCGCGCGGCTGAACTTCAACGTGCTCGCGCCGTTCCTGTTGTTCTCGGTGCTCGCCACCGCCGACGTCGCCTCCCTGTTCTCGGCGCTCCTGCCCGTCTCGGCGATCGCCGCCGTGGCGATGATGCTGATCTTCGGAGTCGTCTCGCTCTTCGTGTGGCGGCGTGGCATCGAGCGCACGGTCATCGGGTCCCTCTCGGCGGGATACGTGAACGGCAACAACTTCGGCATCCCGATCGCGGTCTACATGCTGGGTGACGCGGCGTACTCCGCTCCGGTCGTGCTCCTGCAGCTGCTTCTGTTCGCGCCGGTGGCCCTCGCCATCCTCGGTGCCCGGGTGCACGGCCATACGTCGGCGCGGGCGATCGTACGATCGACGCTCCTAAACCCGATCATCGTCGGGTCACTCGCCGGCGTGCTCGTCTCGGTGTCGGGTCTCGAGCTGCCGCCGATCGTGATCGAGCCCATCCAGCTCATCGGGCACGCGGCGGTGCCGCTCATGCTCATCACCTACGGGTTGTCGTTGCACGGTCAGCGGCTCCTCGAGCCGGGCAGCGGCCGGGGCGACGTGTTCTTCGCCGCGGCGCTGAAGCTCCTCGCGATGCCGCTCGTCGCCTGGGCGGTCGGCGCGTACGTGTTCGGGCTCACGGGCATCGAGCTCTACGCGGTCACCGTGCTCGCGGCGCTGCCGACGGCGCAGAACGTCTTCGTCTTCGCGCAGCGCTACGAAACGGGGGAGATCGTCGCGCGCGACACGGTGTTCGTCACGACCGTCGGGTCGGTTCCGGTGCTCTTCGCGGTGGCGCTGCTGCTCGGCTGA
- a CDS encoding LGFP repeat-containing protein: MTERMTRIARRSHPNAARPDEVHATRVDRALSWSDFRAAVRYDPANRLLVAVPAISAKRAEHPWLGEATGLHTRIGTADAYHREFTHGSVYWSERTGAHEVHGAIAERWKAEGGEASFLGFPTTDEQPSRGVASVRGDHAAETRRGRFAHFEGGSIYWTPLHGAAIVHGMVRDIWALLGWENSALGVPVGDVVVDVESGVHRGVFERGSIEWSPARGPIVSVIAPAASDALDVEVEYDGVGRLQTGFAPQATQA; this comes from the coding sequence ATGACTGAGCGGATGACGCGCATCGCGCGGCGCAGCCACCCGAACGCCGCTCGCCCCGACGAGGTCCATGCGACTCGCGTCGATCGAGCGCTCAGCTGGAGCGACTTCCGTGCCGCCGTGCGCTACGACCCGGCCAACCGCCTCCTGGTCGCGGTGCCCGCGATCAGCGCCAAGCGCGCCGAACATCCGTGGCTGGGCGAGGCGACCGGGTTGCACACGCGCATCGGCACCGCCGACGCGTATCACCGCGAGTTCACGCACGGCTCCGTGTACTGGTCGGAGCGCACCGGCGCCCACGAGGTGCACGGCGCGATCGCCGAGCGTTGGAAGGCCGAGGGCGGCGAGGCGTCGTTCCTCGGATTCCCGACCACCGACGAGCAGCCGTCCCGTGGCGTGGCCTCCGTTCGCGGCGACCATGCTGCCGAGACGCGCCGCGGCCGCTTCGCGCACTTCGAGGGCGGTTCGATCTACTGGACGCCCCTCCACGGTGCCGCCATCGTGCACGGCATGGTGCGTGACATCTGGGCACTCCTCGGCTGGGAGAACTCGGCGCTCGGCGTGCCCGTGGGCGACGTCGTCGTCGACGTCGAGTCGGGAGTGCACCGGGGTGTGTTCGAGCGCGGCAGCATCGAGTGGTCGCCGGCCAGGGGTCCGATCGTCAGCGTGATTGCGCCCGCGGCATCCGATGCCCTCGACGTGGAAGTCGAGTACGACGGCGTCGGCCGTCTGCAGACGGGGTTCGCGCCGCAGGCCACGCAGGCCTGA
- a CDS encoding DUF1353 domain-containing protein produces MPFLTDDDGPLDELLLAERPADGYRFELRAPIVYLDPVSGRRYRVPARAEASGAHAVTDLASVPTPLWGFIASYGRQSAPAVLHDEQSIVAAELGDRAAALAQRREDDRVFRTALREQRVPLLRSWLMWAWVSADRERAYGGLLGWLLVVQAVVGALVVLAASVVAFWNPAWLALVLVPALAAALWARLASLQLVLTFSLAIVGPLFLVHVAALVPFRLLEALVELVSGGDPGGVLRPTVRPPGGPVVE; encoded by the coding sequence ATGCCGTTCCTCACCGACGACGACGGGCCGCTCGACGAGCTGCTGCTCGCCGAACGTCCGGCCGACGGGTACCGGTTCGAGCTGCGCGCGCCCATCGTGTACCTCGACCCCGTCTCGGGGCGTCGCTATCGGGTGCCGGCGCGGGCAGAGGCATCCGGAGCCCATGCCGTCACCGACCTCGCGTCGGTGCCGACTCCGCTGTGGGGATTCATCGCGAGCTACGGGCGGCAGTCGGCGCCCGCAGTGCTGCACGACGAGCAGTCGATCGTCGCAGCCGAGCTCGGCGATCGAGCCGCCGCGCTCGCGCAGCGGCGGGAAGACGATCGCGTGTTCCGCACGGCGTTGCGTGAACAGCGGGTGCCCCTGTTGCGTTCGTGGCTGATGTGGGCGTGGGTGTCGGCCGATCGCGAGCGCGCTTACGGCGGGCTGCTCGGGTGGTTGCTGGTCGTGCAAGCGGTCGTGGGGGCGCTCGTCGTGCTCGCGGCATCCGTCGTTGCCTTCTGGAATCCCGCGTGGCTGGCGCTCGTGCTCGTGCCCGCGCTCGCCGCGGCGCTCTGGGCGAGGCTCGCGTCGCTGCAACTCGTGCTCACGTTCTCGCTCGCGATCGTGGGGCCGCTGTTCCTCGTGCACGTCGCGGCGCTCGTGCCGTTCCGCCTGCTCGAGGCGCTCGTCGAGCTCGTGAGCGGTGGTGATCCCGGGGGCGTGCTGCGGCCGACGGTGCGACCCCCCGGTGGTCCGGTGGTTGAGTAG
- a CDS encoding TetR/AcrR family transcriptional regulator, with product MAWDTERTKRLLLDAATTEFSEHGLAGARIDRIAASAGVNKERIYQYFGKKDELFATVLATRLRAMMDEVPMTGEGPEAAGDYAGRLFDHHLADTTIPRLVFWEGLERGAATADAARVAYHDAKVLRFQDLLPGVDRAMAGEILLTIVTLVNAWPVLAHLDGYLVGASAGRTAERRAFIVKTTVAIARAAPRSGG from the coding sequence ATGGCCTGGGACACCGAGCGCACCAAGCGCCTCCTGCTCGACGCGGCGACGACGGAGTTCAGTGAGCACGGGCTCGCGGGCGCGCGCATCGACCGCATCGCGGCATCCGCCGGCGTCAACAAGGAGCGCATCTACCAGTACTTCGGCAAGAAGGACGAGCTCTTCGCCACGGTGCTCGCCACCCGCCTGCGGGCGATGATGGACGAGGTGCCGATGACCGGGGAGGGACCCGAGGCGGCGGGCGACTACGCCGGGCGCCTGTTCGACCATCACCTCGCCGACACCACCATCCCGCGACTCGTGTTCTGGGAGGGCCTCGAACGCGGCGCCGCCACCGCCGACGCGGCGCGGGTCGCGTATCACGACGCGAAGGTGCTGCGCTTCCAAGATCTGCTTCCGGGCGTCGACCGCGCGATGGCGGGAGAAATCCTCCTCACGATCGTGACCCTCGTGAACGCGTGGCCGGTGCTCGCGCATCTCGACGGGTATCTCGTCGGCGCGAGTGCCGGGCGCACGGCCGAGCGCCGCGCCTTCATCGTGAAGACGACGGTCGCGATCGCCCGCGCCGCGCCCCGCTCCGGTGGTTGA